A portion of the Stegostoma tigrinum isolate sSteTig4 chromosome 44, sSteTig4.hap1, whole genome shotgun sequence genome contains these proteins:
- the LOC132207123 gene encoding histone H1-like, giving the protein MSDSAAAETAPPASASTKPKSPKKKKAAAPRKKPAGPGLGERIVKIVGENSDRKGTSLVAIKMALQRSGVNVEKQNAQIRMAAKRCLAKGSLVLVKGQGVSGSFKLPKNPVKAKVGKKARPAAAAKKAAVKKTTSKKVAAKKSPAKKATGKKAGGKKAATPKKAAKKAAPKEKTPVKKVIKTKSPKAAKPAPKSAKAKAKPKAKVPKKAAKK; this is encoded by the coding sequence ATGAGCGACAGTGCAGCCGCCGAAACGGCTCCTCCAGCCTCCGCCAGCACCAAACCCAAGTCTCCCAAGAAGAAGAAGGCGGCGGCTCCCAGGAAGAAACCAGCCGGTCCCGGGTTGGGCGAGCGGATTGTGAAGATTGTCGGGGAGAACAGCGATCGGAAGGGGACGTCTCTGGTCGCTATAAAGATGGCGCTGCAGAGAAGCGGGGTCAATGTGGAGAAGCAAAATGCACAGATCAGGATGGCTGCCAAGAGGTGCCTGGCGAAAGGCTCCCTGGTTCTGGTGAAGGGCCAGGGCGTCTCCGGCTCCTTCAAACTCCCAAAGAATCCAGTCAAGGCAAAAGTGGGAAAGAAGGCGAGACCAGCAGCAGCCGCCAAGAAAGCAGCCGTGAAGAAAACAACGAGCAAGAAGGTGGCAGCGAAGAAATCCCCAGCCAAGAAAGCAACCGGCAAGAAAGCGGGCGGCAAGAAGGCAGCAACGCCAAAGAAAGCGGCGAAGAAAGCAGCGCCGAAGGAAAAGACTCCCGTGAAGAAGGTGATAAAGACCAAGAGCCCCAAGGCCGCAAAGCCGGCCCCGAAATCGGCGAAGGCAAAGGCCAAGCCCAAAGCGAAAGTGcccaagaaagcagcaaagaaatga